The segment AACTCCAGGGGACAGGAAGGAATATATAGGAATGTATTCAAAACAGCAACGTAATCCGAAAGTCTGTCAGCCGTATTGTCACATAACTAGCACGTCATTATAGTTATATTTAAGTCATACGTCAGCATAGGTGACATAGAACAACAGTTAAAAGTCACAATTTTGATATATTCTGAGACCATGTTGACCGTCGTACCGTACTCCTTGACGATACACTGCGCAGAGGTCTTGACGCCAGCCTGGCCAGTGACGGTCACAATGTAACCCCCCACTCTCCACCACGCCAAAGCCCTCCAACTTCAGTATTGACCCCTGCTGCTCCAAACTCAGACTTCCGTCCAAGCATTTTCTTGACCGGGGAACGTAATCGACGTCATTTTCCCAGGATTCCCTGGAGTTTTTGCGTTCTCTGGCTCCCGCTCCCAGGTTATCATGGAGATCTTTTCTTTGGGACCCCGGTCGATCTGGCCCGGGAGAACTAGACGTCCAGCAGGGAGTACATCGACCGGCTGCGGGGTCTGGAAGTGGACCGACACGCACTGGTACCCACAATTCACTGGGGACAGAAACATGATCATACGTTGCTATTGTATTGCCTGTGGTGATTGGAAATCAATACCTTACCAACCTTCAATGGAGGCTGATGGAGAGAGAAATTGGAGgaagggctcattgtaatggcaggaatggccatttcaatgagcctgtcctccaatTTAAAAtgacaccagcctccactgctaacCACTGATACGGTTGGTTTCTATGCTTTTCATGACTTAGCTCATGAATTCTTACATTTATATTTAGTATGAAGTGAAGAGGACTTTCATCAGGTAGTCAACCAGTGACTGAGAGCACATGACAGTTCTGTCTGAAGTGATGTTTGTCAAGCTTTGTTGTTACATCACATAACCTCTGTGGAAACCTCCATCAAACACAAAGGGAAGTTAACATCTCTTAGAGCGGAAGACATCATTTCCTCAGAAGACGCAGATTGAAACACCCTATTGTCTCAATCACCTCAGATGACCAGAGCTGCACGCTCCTTGTCTCGTTCtagacatataaactcagcaaaaaaagaaacgtcctctcactgtcaactgcgtttattttcagcaaacataacgtgtaaatatttgtatgaacataacaagattcaacaactgagacataaactgaacaagttccacagacatgtgacgaacagaaatggaataatgtgtccctgaaacaaaggggggggtcaaaataaaagtaacagtcagtatctggtgtggccaccagctgcattaagtactgcagtgcatctcctcctcatggactgcaccagatttgcccgttcttgctgtgagatcttACCCCTTCTTCtaccaagttcccggacatttctgggggaatggccctagccctcaacctccgatccaacaggtcccagatgtgctcagtgggattgagatccgggctctccgctggccatggcagaacactgacattcctgtcttgcaggaaatcacgcacagaacgagcagtatggctggtggcattgtcatgctggagggtcatgtcaggatgggGCGATGGTCATTTAGatcagttacctttgcattcttggctacaggaacaatggtggccattttgaagcatgtggggacagcagaatgGGATAGGGAGAGTATGTCCgttaacacaccagccagctggtctgcgcatgctctgaggacgcagctagggatgccgtctgggctggcagccttgcgaggattaacacgtttaaatgtcttactcacgtcggccatggcGATCCGACAGTCCTTGGTACCTGGCCGCGTCGGTGTCcctgtgttgtcctcaaagcgggcaaagagcgtgtttagtttgtctgggtgCAGACGGCGGTCTCGgcaacgtggctggttttccttttgtggtccgtgattgtctgtaaaccctgccacatatgtgtcatgtctgagctgttgaattgcgactaaaCTTTGTTTCGATgttgatgttttgcctgtttgattgccttgcggagggaactACTCTATTTGTATTCTACCATATTCCCCGTCACCTTGCCaaggttaaatgcggtggttcgtgcTTGGAGTAGGCCATTCAAGGAGCTGGGCTGATAGTGCCCTCTAATGTCATCGGTCTCCCCTTTTGCTTGCAGAAACAATAGAGGAGCAATAGAGAACAAATGTAGAAAGGCCCACCTTCCACTTGTGCTATGTCATGAACATACCTGGACCACAAAGTGCCgtttgttaagtaaatcaggtgaaaaggagactggaTTGCGACTTTAATTAAATCAACTTATCTACATTTGCAAAAACAATTAACAATACAGTATTTTCAATTCAAGTTCTCTGTGAATGACAATGACATCCATGAACAAAATgtccccccccacattctgaattagcttttttgtcccccccagttttgTCATTTAGAATGTCATATAAAACGAGGCAACAGTGTTCTTTGGGACCATGCAGACGCCTCCGAGCGGTCAGGTAGGACCATGACCATGCAGAcgccccccacttctaaaaccaaagttgcacctTGAAGTGTTATTATGAATAGAGGAATTTCTAAAACCAGCCAGTGGATGGCGCTATTAAATAGGTGCTGTGTTTCTATGTCTCTTCACTGTCTCCTATGGAAGTGTGGCAAAGTGGACTCTTACAAAGATTTCCTCACAGGTTACGAAATAGGTTAAATGCACACATGCACCGTCACAATAATGTGCATTTTTCCCCCATTTGCTTTATAGAATACATAGGCATCACAAAAGTAGGTTTAAGTTTAGGTTAATTTGAAAGTATTTGTACATGTGCACAATGTAAATGTGATGGCATACAGTACTTTAAAAACAAAAGATTCAAAGATATAATTAGTCCAAATATATGTGTGGACACTGCATAAATAAATACCACAAATAGGCATATAAATACACCaataacaagcatttcgctatacccgcaataacatctgctaaatatgtgtatgtgaccaatacaattttaatTTGATAAATAGGCATATCAATATATTTGATTGATGGTGAATAGGGCCACAGCTCTTGATAGGAATGATATTTGGTCTTTTAGTGTGACTTGTTGCAATAGAATATTACCTTAAACTCCTCATATCACTGTCTCCGCATGTGCCAAAGACTTGTGTGATCGTGCAGTGTGTAACAAAGTGTCATAAATAAGACTGATAATGGAACGCGATGGACCTCCTAAGGTCATATAGTCCCAGTCGTCCTCCGCTGTACGCATTTCCTGCGAATTACACACAGCAATGTCAAAAGAGTGCACGTACCAAAAACAATACCGGGAGTTTGTTAATGTGCCAAATGAATGTATTTCTGTAAAAGACAAGCCAGGGAGATGTTCTGTAATCTTACCAGGAGAGATATCCACATGTGATTAGAAGCACTATGATGATGGCCAATAGTATACCAATCTTCCAGAATTGGTTACTTTGGGATGGTGTAGGAGAATCTAGGCAACAGCAAAGAAGCATGAAAGACAAAAAAAACTCAAAATATTCATAATGAATAATCATAATGCATGTATACCAGTGATGTAGTATGTGACACTTGTCCCCAGACTGCTGTTGACAACGCAGGTGTAGTTGTGGCCCTTCATTCCGGACACGTAGAGTCTCCTGCCATCTGCAGAGAGATTGGCTGTCTGATTGGACAGCTCTACCCCATCCACCAACCAGGAAAACACAGGGCTGTCCCACTGTGCCCTGTCATTGGCCACCTCACACTGGAGCGACAAAGACGCCACAGGAGCAGAAACtaggcgagagggagggagagaaaaagttAGGCAGaacaaatagtaaaaatatagttATATTGGTTTTTGCATCCTTACATAGTTCTGCACATAAGGGTAGCCTCGGTACCCAGGCTTCACTCACATTGTTCGGAAGGTGAGGTGAAAGCCTGTGACCGAGGATAATGTCAAGGTAATGTGACTTTTTTTAGTTTGCACAGTATTTGACCCAAACTAAATCTAGGTAGTGACCAGAATTATTGGTGTAGCTGTTTCTCACCAATCTCTCTAACAAGTATATTTGCTGATTGCTCGTTCCCCATCTGGTCAGtcacagtgatggtgtagactccAAAGTTAGATGAACTTATATTCTCCACCCTAAATAAGGCCCCCTTCTGGTCTAGAGGATTGCCAGGTGCTTCTTGGTGATCGGCCAGCCTGACCTGTCCCTGACCCTTCTCAGTCTGGCGGTCCCAAATCACCATGATGATCTTCTCTGTTGGTGTAATCTGGAACTGGGCCCGCAGGACCAGGTCTCTCCCCGGAGCCACATAAAGGAGACCCTTGTTCTGGAAATGCACTGACAGGCATTGGTGTGAGTGGGGCACTGAGGAAAGATAGACAAGGAATTACTGTACGTCTTATGTACACATTACTGTACCATAAAGTTATTTTTGCAGGGCAATATCTTACTGACTGATGGtgaattataaaaaaaaaaactcacagaGGGCCAGGATCAGACAAATACGCCAGACCAGGATATGCTGTGTTTCCATCACATCTGCAGAGCTATTTAGATTTTACAATGCTGAGGACAAAGAGTGAAAGAGTTTGCAACAGCATTTCAACGTGCACTCTATCACTCACATTGTCAGGGGCAGAGGCATATCCCCCTAATGTATTTGATGGCAAAATGCTATTGAAATCAAACAACAACAAGCTGTATTTTGATCATTGTTAGCTACAGTATATGCATAAAATGTGTTTCAATGGGCTTGACATACATTTTTTCCCTTAGAGATGGTTCTGTGGCAACATAGTATGGTggaaattacaagattatgttataatgctatTATTGCATCAAAtagttgttttatgcaacagaataaggGGCTGTTGGAACgctcatctgtgtgtgttctactgaggatgggcctctgggagataaccctgacaggagatttacgatgtcttttggGGGATAAAGCCTAACgagaccgcattccagagcatgagttaatgtttctgttctatacggTACCAAGGAGACATGGCTCCGGTATGGAGTTGTTGGCCAGACACTGGTCTCGCTACacaatgaaaactgttttctatagcagatactgtctgctgtgaattataagtatattgcatacaaatcttaaccttgtgacccattccatacatctgttgttcgtcatgtaggttgaaaggggtgtatcttggctataaaataccTTTGTACTTTTCACCTGAGGGTGATTCgtcgaccagccatcattatcgtagagcactcaatcTATTCACTTTATGAgtgtgttgtattgacctgctcccttattaagTGATTCAatatttagtttaagtataactctgacttgtgtgataagtttctctcctcatttgataggaaagaaattaaccaccacaaaATATattaaacaatagtacgcattcAGAGCAGTTTCAGAGCATTTAGAATTGCTATTAAAATATTCAAACCTTTCTGGCGTATTTTTAAGCTGCTCTGTATTACTGTAcaatgacacaccaaatgtatTTATGTGGCGGCATTCTATATTACATAATACTGTATCATTTTCCTGTCAATCCCTTCCGTTCATTATTTTGTACCTGATATAAGCAGACATTCTAAACATGGCCAAAAGCCATGGTAACAAGATAACATGTTCAGTTGGCTAGTTAAACCTTGAGCTCACGGTTACTGTTGATTATAACACTTGCCTGGGTGCCAGTGATTCTGTTGTAGCACCCCTTTCAACTTGTCATGCCGAAGAATGCCAAATATGACAACTAAAAGCAGCGGCATCCAGGTTATTCAGTAATACAAAAGACATGTCTTCATAGCTTACCTTTTCATTTGGATGTTCCGTAGGGTGACCGTACAGGTCAGCTTGATGTATTTCTATTTTCTAGCCTGATGTTTCCTGATTGAAGGACATCAAACCCAATGCCTACTGGCACATCAATATAGCTACTGTATGTAAGTGTTGAACTTGTTTTTCTTCCCTTTCCACATTCCAGTATGGCAGGAATGAAAATTAGCTTGGTGATAAGGGAGTGACTCCTACAGTACCTAGGGGAGTGACAGAAAGTTACTCCTACTGTACAGTATCTCCCTTGTTGATGGTACTCCTGACTGAATAGTCATACATTTTAATTCATCCTTGTACGGATACGGTGCAAGGCACACAAATGCCCTTAAAAAAGGAAAcaatgggcctcccgggtggcgcagtggacaagggcactgcatcgcagcgctagctgcgccaccagagtctttgggttcgcgcccaggctctgggCGCGAACCCAAAGACTCTGGTGATAAATTTTACTATTTATTTTTTGACAGCGTTGactttttacttcactacattcctaaggaaaataattagctttttactccgtacattttccctgacacccaaaagttctcgttacattttgaattcttagtgggacaggaaaatggtccaattcacgcacttatcaagaggtcatccctactgcctgatctgacagactcactaaacatatGCTTCTCTATCCGTgaaaaaaagaaaatggtgctatctggtttgcttaatataaggaattagaaaTGTCTTGTAttgttgatacttaagtatattttagcgattacgtttacttttgatacttaagtatatttaaaaccttatacttttactcaaggagTATTCTACTGGTTGACTTTCACTTTTGCTTGAGTTATTTTCTATTACGGAAtcattacttttactcaagtatgacgatagggtacttttttgttgttgttgcaggaaAGATATTGAAATTCATACATATCAGTCCACgtcaatgctggatagagagcaGAGACCCAGGTCACATTCATGACAACTGCATCCCTTCAAATACATAGAGATCCACTCACAAACAAGTATCTATATTATCAAAGATGTTCAGATACCTAAGTAAGGAGCCACGTTACCCTCGGGCCTGCTGAGCCCATGTCCATGCATGCGGACAAGCAGACCCACATCCACCCGCCGAGACACGTGTCCATCCCCCGTACACACCTCCATGTGCGCGCATTTCCAAATGCATCCATATGACACTGACAAATAATGGAAGGGTCCAAGACGTGACAACGGCCTGAGCCATCCGAGCCGCCCAGCCCATCCAGCCACCGCAAAGATTCGTTGTTTTAAATACAGAGTGACCAATAGATCGGCCAGACCACTCAGCCAGCCCGAGCCGCTCGCACGTCGTAAACCCCAGCCGGTATTGCCAGTAACTCTCAGCCCAACACTATTTACCCCAACACTTTCCCATTTAAATCGTTTCCCAAGGGGAAGGTTTGTTAGCAAagtacgcccccccccccccccccccaaaacaaatcttacacacacatatgtacgctgagtggacaaaacattaggaacaccttaataCTGATTCCTCCTTTTCCTTTAAAGCAGCCTTAATTCGTTGGTGCATGGACTAGAAGTTGTCAAGTGTTCCAAAGGGAagctggcccatattgactccaatgcttcccttagttgtgtcaagtcggctggatgtcctttgggtggtggaccatttttgatacacacgtGAAAAACTCTCTTCAAGTGCTGGTGTCGTCTGTGGTGTTGTAGCACTGGAGAATGAAAACGGAATATTCCTTTAGAATATCAGTCAAGCAAATATTGTATGTATTGCACCTGGACAGATGATCAGATTAATGTTGTAATTGCTTTAGGGTTTGAAATGACTATTAAAGCAAATATTAACACGACCACTCTTTGTGTTATTTTCAGTATTCCTTTCATtaaacatcaccaccaccaccacaggttGGTAAGACATTTTGAAAAAGGTCCCTATTGTTTGTGTATGTAGAGAATattgtcacaaagagagaggtcAATACTGATATTCACTGTTATAGTCCACAGCAGCAGCAGGGGCATGGGTACTTTCTCAACACGAATGGACTGAGATGGATCCATTTTGTTGCCACTCTGATTGTTTACCGTACATGTAAACAGAGGAAGACAATTGACATATAATATAACCTGACAATTTATTCTGCTATTTTCAGAAATATACTTTCTCTCTTGACTTAATTAATTGTAACATCATCAGTTACCCATACGGATTACATGCACGCAATGTGAACTAATTATGGATAATCAAAGGAAATGTACGCCATTTCCTAAAGACACTATACTCTACCTTTTTCGTGATGCTAATTTTCCGAAGCCTTTGAAGAAAGGACATCTTCTTGCTCTCCTCAGTTGTCCTTGGTTTGGCTGTGGGGAGGCTGGGATTGGCGACGGCCTGAACCCTGGAACCACTGGATCGCTCGCTCTGGTTGGGATCAAGTTTCTTCTCCTGGGGATCCTTTTTGAGCGCAAGAACTGGGTTAGTACAATAAACAGTTGCTTTACAGCTCTCATTGATGGGAGAGAGGTACGAATCACCAGTCGGCCTCGCATGAGGAATCAGGAGCCGGGAAAATCTGAGGCAGAGTTTCTGCCAAATTCTTTGCCATCACTCGCGTGAAGAGATTGACTAATCCTTAGAAGATCTTGGAGAGTGGCTTAGAACACCCTGAGCTGAGCTGGCCTGTATGTGACGAAGAAGCGGGTGGTCAGACTCACAATGGctctgacagagggagagcagaAGGCCACATCAGTATCTCCTAGTGGAGGAAGGAGGTATTTGAGGAAGTGCTCTCGAAGGGATTTAAGAGACTGCTCTGTGAAGGCATAGACTATCCCCCAGTATCTCTCTGCTGATGGCTCCCTCTGGAGCTCACCTGTCTGCCTTGCTGTGACAGACTGTTGTGTTAATTTCCCTGATGCACCTGTAATCGTAATAATGCTTTATGTCCCGCCCTTGCTCTGGCTCCCTTGGGATGCGTGCATGTGCATCCTCCTTTTCCTGCTGGGTATTTTCCTCTTCGAGCTCTCACTTATAGTGCTTGTTAATTCATTTATCTTTCTCAAGGAACTACAATGCATTTTGGCCATAAGTCAACATACTGTATAGCCTAGTTCCACCAAGTGACATTCCACTGGAAGAgaagaaaaacaaagaaaaaaataCACTTTTTACTTTAGTTCACTTGTTTGGGAGCTAATTTCTCTGGATGTTTTTAAATAGATATAATTGATAGAACTGAAGCTTTTTATACAatgtatgtttttattttatttataatttTGAGCTTTAATAGGTAAATACATTTTCCACACAGCCTACATTACAAGGCTACAATATGCGTTTGCGAGTTTGATCATTCCCTGTCTCTGCTAAAGGGCAGCACTTGCACATTCGTATTTTCACAATCAAAATACCTCAAAAGAAATTCAGCTCCCCACATTTATAAGTGTAGCATGTGTAAAATATTCAACACAGATACCAACTGCTCTTGAATTACATTTTGTAAGTTTTCCCACAAGCATCAACTGAGAAAGAACAGCAGGATATGGTTGTGATTTTGAATGGAAACTAATTGGTGTCATCGGCTACTAATGTTTGTAGCTGGTGTGCCTAAATAAACAAACCCAGCATGGATTGCGTGCGCTCTTGGCCCATAGGCTCACAATGCTGCTTTCAAGTAATTGAGGCGAACGATCCCTTTAAGAGGACAGGTGTGTCTGCAAGACAGGGGTGTATTCACTGggaaccaaacagaagaaaaggtgtgaaacagggagggacctgTCTGAATTTGTCCTATAAGAAACCTTTGTATTTATTGCACAACGTTTTCCGTTGCAAGAGGTTTTACTAAGGTGTGGACAAATGAATACACCTGTGGAGACAGGTGAGAGTGGAGAAACGGGAAATGAAACCTTCACACATAAACAAACTGGTTTTGCCAAAAATCTGCTTATGGCTTTTACAACTGAAaca is part of the Salvelinus fontinalis isolate EN_2023a chromosome 6, ASM2944872v1, whole genome shotgun sequence genome and harbors:
- the LOC129857395 gene encoding uncharacterized protein LOC129857395; the protein is METQHILVWRICLILALLPHSHQCLSVHFQNKGLLYVAPGRDLVLRAQFQITPTEKIIMVIWDRQTEKGQGQVRLADHQEAPGNPLDQKGALFRVENISSSNFGVYTITVTDQMGNEQSANILVREIVSAPVASLSLQCEVANDRAQWDSPVFSWLVDGVELSNQTANLSADGRRLYVSGMKGHNYTCVVNSSLGTSVTYYITDSPTPSQSNQFWKIGILLAIIIVLLITCGYLSWKCVQRRTTGTI